The region ATCCAAAGCAGACACGGCGTTTACGTCCCAAAGGTGGGCGTAGGTCAGGCCGATGGTGACGTTTTTCACATCGTTGCGGCCGAAATCGAAAGCGGCGTTGAAGTCATCGGACGAGGCGAAAAACACCTGTCCGACCACGTCATAACGCAAAATCCGGCCTTCGCCTGGTTTGTGCACGCTCATGTAGCGGCCGGTTTTATTGGCGAAAAACAACGCCGAGAGCAGCACGCCGGCGAGTAAGCCCAAAGCCAGATTGTGGCTGTATACCATAATGCCGACGGTGGCCAACATCATCACGTTGAAGCCGGCCGGCAATGATTTGAATCATGCCGGTGAGTAAGGTTGCGGCCAGCATATACTGCAAACCGTGTTCCTTCGCTAAACCGGCCAACACCAAGACCATCGTGCCGGTGGCAGCCGAAATCATCACCGGACGGCAGCCGGCAAAGCTGAACGGCCACCGCAATACAAAACGAAGCATACAGGCCGATTTGCGGATCGACACCGGCGATAATCGAAAAAGCAACGGCTTCGGGAATCAAAGTTATCGCCACCGCCAAGCCCGACAGCACATCGCCGCGGACGTTGCCGAACCATTATTGCTGCCAAGCGGGGAAAAGGGGCATGCATGTTTTCTGTTTTTCAATTTAAATCGATGCTTGTGAGGCCGTCTGAAAGGCGGTAGGGTAGGTATCAATCCGCCATGATGGTTTGTTTCATCATTTTGCTGTGCGGAGTGAAAAGGCGGGTGGCACCCACCTTAAATTTAAGTTTATGTTTTCATAAGGATTTTCATGCGCCCTTCAGTCGGCGATTGTGAACCCGAATCCAGCAAAACCTAAGGCCGTCTGAAAGCAAATGCTTGCTTTCAGACGGCCTTTGTACTCGGGAAAACCTTATTTCGCGTCTTTAAAACCGCGTTTCAAATGCACCATTAACAAAGCCACGGCGGCGGGGGTTACGCCGGAAATGCGGCCGGCCTGACCCAGCGTTTCGGGGCGGTGGGCGTTGAGTTTTTGCTGTACTTCTGCCGATAAGCCTTTGA is a window of Neisseria yangbaofengii DNA encoding:
- a CDS encoding STAS domain-containing protein; this encodes MMLATVGIMVYSHNLALGLLAGVLLSALFFANKTGRYMSVHKPGEGRILRYDVVGQVFFASSDDFNAAFDFGRNDVKNVTIGLTYAHLWDVNAVSALDKVVLRYRKAGTEVEITGLNEAGRTLVDRFGTHNKSQAAGIIGR
- a CDS encoding SulP family inorganic anion transporter, with translation MLSGLAVAITLIPEAVAFSIIAGVDPQIGLYASFCIAVAVQLCRLPSGDDFGCHRHDGLGVGRFSEGTRFAVYAGRNLTHRHDSNHCRPAST